Proteins found in one Candidatus Omnitrophota bacterium genomic segment:
- the lpxD gene encoding UDP-3-O-(3-hydroxymyristoyl)glucosamine N-acyltransferase → MKISELARLIGGVVEGDGNIDIKGLGGIESAKAGELTFATDEEKLSYAERSNASCVLTAKTVRSSTKPLIKVDNPKLSFLIIYNTLNTPERRGEFRHPTATVEKSARLGKNVWIGPHVSIEDGVEIGDNAIIESNSAIKKNCRLGPSCRVYPNVTLYEGMVLGRNVILHSGVVVGADGFGYVREKDKIYKFPQAGKVIIGDDVEIGANTTIDRGSMNDTVIGAGTKIDNLCQIAHNVRIGKNTIIAGHSGVSGSTVIGDNVTIAGKVGIADNLTIGSNAIVGGGTSVIGDIREGEVVWGFPARPIREMKRQLATLSWLTKHFGALSKLLHKE, encoded by the coding sequence GTTGTCGAAGGCGATGGCAATATTGATATAAAAGGTCTGGGCGGAATAGAATCTGCCAAGGCGGGCGAGCTCACATTCGCTACAGACGAAGAGAAGCTCTCATATGCCGAGCGCTCGAACGCTTCATGTGTTTTGACCGCTAAAACCGTCAGAAGCTCCACAAAGCCCCTGATAAAGGTCGATAATCCGAAACTTTCGTTCCTGATCATATATAATACCCTCAATACCCCTGAGCGGAGGGGAGAGTTTCGGCATCCTACGGCTACAGTGGAGAAGTCCGCGCGGCTCGGGAAGAACGTCTGGATCGGGCCCCATGTTTCGATAGAGGACGGGGTCGAGATAGGCGATAACGCTATAATCGAGTCCAATTCCGCAATTAAGAAGAATTGCCGGCTGGGGCCATCCTGCCGGGTCTATCCGAATGTAACATTATATGAAGGTATGGTGCTGGGGCGCAATGTCATACTTCACAGCGGAGTGGTGGTAGGCGCCGATGGTTTCGGATACGTTAGAGAGAAAGATAAGATATATAAATTTCCTCAAGCCGGGAAGGTTATTATAGGAGATGACGTAGAGATAGGCGCCAATACCACCATCGACAGGGGATCCATGAATGATACCGTCATAGGCGCCGGCACTAAGATAGATAACCTGTGCCAGATAGCGCATAACGTCAGGATAGGCAAGAATACGATAATAGCCGGCCATAGCGGCGTTTCCGGGTCGACCGTGATCGGCGATAACGTCACCATCGCCGGAAAAGTCGGCATAGCCGATAACCTTACGATAGGGTCTAACGCGATTGTAGGCGGAGGAACCTCCGTCATCGGGGATATCAGGGAAGGCGAAGTGGTCTGGGGATTTCCCGCAAGACCTATACGCGAGATGAAGCGGCAGCTGGCGACCCTCTCATGGCTGACGAAGCATTTTGGGGCTCTTTCCAAACTCCTGCACAAAGAATAA